One window from the genome of Rhodopseudomonas sp. P2A-2r encodes:
- a CDS encoding ABC transporter ATP-binding protein, which translates to MSDIALELRNVTRTFEISQGVFRPAATLTAVADVSLQVKRGEVYALVGESGSGKSTLAKLLLGLLPPTSGEILIDGVPISAGNRVAVARRIQPIFQDPYSSLNPRKSIGQLIALPLVVHGIGDRASRRAKVIEMLDMVGLPKRMLDATPGQLSGGQRQRVAIARALVMRPEVVICDEPTSALDVSVQAQILNLLLDLKRELGLTYFFISHNLAVVEHLADRVAVMYLGRLVEQRSRAGLFAAPRHPYTSALLESVLTPDPDLGVPDTGIGAIAPNPLAGNPGCPFTPRCPAAMEICQTAFPPTRALPDGWAACHLVQPKELQLS; encoded by the coding sequence ATGAGCGACATCGCCCTTGAACTGCGCAACGTCACGCGCACCTTCGAAATCTCGCAGGGCGTATTTCGCCCGGCGGCGACGCTGACCGCCGTGGCCGACGTGTCGCTGCAGGTGAAGCGCGGCGAGGTCTACGCCCTCGTCGGCGAGAGCGGCTCCGGCAAGTCGACGCTGGCCAAGCTGCTGCTCGGCCTGCTGCCGCCGACATCAGGCGAGATCCTCATCGACGGCGTACCGATCTCGGCAGGCAACCGCGTCGCGGTGGCGCGGCGCATCCAGCCGATCTTTCAGGATCCCTATTCCTCGCTCAACCCGCGAAAATCGATCGGTCAGTTGATCGCCCTGCCACTGGTTGTGCACGGCATCGGCGACCGCGCCTCGCGCCGGGCAAAAGTCATCGAAATGCTCGACATGGTCGGACTTCCAAAACGCATGCTCGACGCCACGCCGGGCCAATTGTCCGGCGGCCAGCGCCAGCGCGTCGCCATCGCACGCGCACTGGTGATGCGGCCGGAAGTGGTGATCTGCGACGAGCCGACCTCGGCGCTCGACGTCTCCGTGCAGGCGCAGATCCTCAACCTGCTGCTGGATCTCAAGCGCGAGTTGGGCCTCACCTACTTCTTCATCAGCCACAACCTCGCAGTGGTCGAGCATCTCGCCGACCGCGTTGCGGTGATGTATCTCGGCCGCCTCGTCGAGCAGCGCAGCCGCGCCGGCCTGTTTGCCGCACCACGCCATCCCTATACAAGCGCGCTGCTGGAGTCGGTGCTGACACCCGATCCCGATCTCGGCGTGCCCGACACCGGAATCGGCGCGATCGCGCCCAATCCGCTGGCGGGCAATCCCGGCTGTCCGTTCACGCCGCGCTGTCCGGCCGCTATGGAGATCTGCCAGACCGCCTTCCCGCCCACGCGCGCCCTGCCGGATGGCTGGGCCGCCTGCCACCTCGTTCAACCCAAGGAACTGCAACTCTCATGA
- a CDS encoding HAD-IA family hydrolase, with protein MTQSSLSPDSADALLFDLGRVVIDIDFERTIACWAGHAGCTRSDLVTRFVRGDDYMRHERGQISDEAFFASLRTTLGIDISDAQFLEGWNAIFIGEMPGIAPLLARAAEQLPLYALSNTNAAHAAHFLQAHTEVLDHFRELFLSSSIGLRKPDAAAYDHVVKAIGVPAQRIVFFDDLAENVAAARAGGLQAVHVTSPTSVAEALAALGVAEKS; from the coding sequence ATGACTCAATCTTCCCTCTCCCCCGACTCCGCTGACGCGCTGCTGTTCGATCTTGGCCGCGTCGTCATAGACATCGATTTCGAGCGCACCATCGCATGCTGGGCCGGCCACGCCGGTTGCACTCGCTCCGACCTGGTGACGCGGTTCGTGCGCGGCGACGACTACATGCGCCATGAGCGCGGCCAGATCAGCGATGAAGCCTTCTTCGCCAGCCTGCGCACGACGCTCGGCATCGACATTTCCGACGCCCAGTTCCTCGAGGGCTGGAACGCGATCTTCATCGGCGAAATGCCCGGCATCGCGCCGCTGCTGGCGCGCGCCGCCGAGCAGTTGCCGCTCTATGCCCTCTCCAACACCAACGCCGCCCACGCCGCACATTTCTTGCAGGCACATACCGAGGTGCTCGACCATTTCCGCGAGCTGTTCCTGTCGTCGTCGATCGGGCTGCGCAAGCCGGACGCTGCCGCCTACGACCATGTGGTGAAGGCGATCGGCGTGCCGGCGCAGCGCATCGTGTTCTTCGACGACCTCGCCGAGAACGTCGCGGCGGCCCGCGCCGGCGGGCTTCAGGCGGTTCACGTCACCTCGCCCACCTCGGTGGCCGAGGCGCTGGCGGCGCTGGGCGTGGCGGAAAAATCCTGA
- the lexA gene encoding transcriptional repressor LexA has translation MLTRKQYELLRFIDQRLKEAGVPPSFDEMKDALDLRSKSGIHRLITALEERGFIRRLPNRARAIEVLKLPELGGSSSVAGNGRRGFTPSVIEGTLGKVRPSSGNAEDDGARSVLVPVMGRIAAGTPIEALQTRSHNISVPTDMLGSGEHYALEVRGDSMVEAGILDGDMALIQRKDAAETGDIVVALIDEEEATLKRFRRRGASIALEPANAAYEVRILPPNRVRIQGRLVGLYRKY, from the coding sequence ATGCTGACCCGCAAACAGTACGAACTTCTGCGATTCATCGATCAGCGCCTGAAGGAAGCCGGCGTGCCGCCCTCCTTCGACGAGATGAAGGACGCGCTCGATTTGCGCTCCAAGTCCGGCATCCACCGACTCATCACCGCGCTGGAAGAGCGCGGCTTCATCCGCCGCCTGCCCAACCGGGCCCGCGCCATCGAGGTGTTGAAGCTGCCCGAACTCGGCGGCAGCAGCAGCGTTGCTGGCAACGGTCGCCGCGGCTTCACGCCCAGCGTCATCGAGGGCACCCTCGGCAAGGTGCGACCGTCCTCTGGCAATGCCGAGGATGACGGCGCGCGTTCGGTGCTGGTGCCGGTGATGGGCCGCATCGCCGCGGGCACGCCCATCGAGGCGCTGCAGACCCGCAGCCACAACATCAGCGTGCCGACCGACATGCTCGGCTCCGGCGAACACTACGCGCTGGAAGTGCGCGGCGACTCCATGGTCGAGGCCGGCATTCTCGATGGCGACATGGCGCTGATCCAGCGCAAGGACGCCGCAGAGACCGGCGACATCGTGGTCGCCCTGATCGACGAGGAGGAAGCCACCCTGAAGCGCTTCCGCCGCCGCGGCGCCTCGATCGCGCTGGAGCCCGCCAACGCCGCCTACGAGGTCCGCATCCTGCCGCCCAACCGGGTGCGCATCCAGGGCCGGCTGGTCGGACTGTACCGCAAGTACTGA
- a CDS encoding M20 family metallopeptidase, producing MNDQHTAQHSHTDLADKVVAWLAPRAAEMEALLHRLVDIDSNSFDKAGTDAVGVAIADLLAGEGIAVSVTPKVGFGDIVRAELPGRQNGHVLLLGHRDTVFKKGTVLTRPYSRDGDLAFGPGVADMKGGLVANIFALRALNAVGGLPFPVVALFTADEEIGSLQGRADIETAAQGARAVLNTEPGRVSGNVVTGRKGGGSFHIKVTGRAAHSGVNHADGASAIEALARKITRLHALTDYDAGITTNVGVIKGGNTHNTVAPWAEAELDLRFMTLEQRASIVREIERIVHDEDVPGTSAEIEQISMFLPLEEKYSGSLFALYRDAATRVGFAVGGEFTGGCADSGFTAAMGIPTLCGLGPVGGKAHTDDEFCRLDTLLPRTQALAATICALV from the coding sequence ATGAACGACCAACATACGGCACAGCACAGCCACACCGATCTCGCCGACAAGGTCGTCGCCTGGCTAGCGCCGCGCGCCGCCGAGATGGAAGCGCTGCTGCACAGGCTGGTCGACATCGACTCCAACAGTTTCGACAAGGCCGGCACCGACGCGGTCGGCGTGGCCATTGCCGACCTGCTGGCCGGCGAAGGCATTGCGGTCAGCGTCACGCCCAAGGTCGGCTTCGGCGACATCGTCCGCGCCGAATTGCCGGGACGCCAGAACGGCCACGTGCTGCTGCTCGGCCATCGCGACACCGTGTTCAAGAAGGGCACGGTTTTGACGCGTCCCTATTCGCGCGACGGCGATCTCGCTTTTGGTCCGGGCGTCGCCGACATGAAGGGCGGCTTGGTCGCTAACATCTTTGCGCTGCGCGCGCTGAACGCCGTCGGCGGCCTGCCCTTCCCGGTGGTGGCGCTGTTCACAGCGGACGAGGAAATCGGCTCGCTGCAGGGCCGCGCCGACATCGAAACTGCCGCGCAGGGCGCCCGCGCCGTGCTCAACACCGAGCCCGGCCGCGTCAGCGGCAATGTGGTCACCGGCCGCAAGGGCGGCGGCTCGTTCCACATCAAGGTCACCGGCCGCGCCGCGCATTCCGGCGTCAACCACGCCGACGGCGCCAGCGCGATCGAGGCGCTGGCACGCAAAATCACCCGGCTGCACGCGCTCACCGACTACGACGCCGGGATCACCACCAATGTCGGCGTCATCAAGGGCGGCAACACCCACAACACCGTGGCTCCGTGGGCCGAGGCCGAACTCGACCTTCGGTTCATGACGCTCGAGCAGCGCGCGAGCATCGTGCGCGAGATCGAACGCATCGTGCACGATGAAGACGTGCCGGGCACCTCGGCCGAGATCGAACAGATCTCCATGTTCCTGCCGCTCGAGGAAAAATACTCCGGCAGTTTGTTCGCTCTGTACCGGGACGCGGCGACGCGGGTCGGCTTCGCCGTCGGCGGTGAGTTCACCGGCGGCTGCGCCGATTCCGGCTTCACCGCAGCCATGGGCATCCCGACCCTGTGCGGCCTCGGCCCGGTCGGCGGCAAGGCCCATACCGACGACGAATTCTGCCGCCTCGACACCCTGCTGCCGCGCACCCAGGCGCTGGCGGCGACGATCTGCGCGCTGGTGTGA
- a CDS encoding IS481 family transposase, translating into MGQVHHGSATTTAAVRRAIQHSQESLRVLARRHGINPKTVAKWKARASVEDLRTGPKDPKSTVLTVEEEALIVAFRRHTLLPLDDCLYALQPTIPHLTRSSLHRCLQRHDISRLPEVEGDKPDRRKFKTYPIGYFHIDIAEVRTEQGKLYLFVGIDRTSKFAFVELHEKATRRIAGDFLRHLIAAVPYKIHTVLTDNGTHFTTPGAGGSAVPEIKLALERGEPVWAHGFELACAQADIDHRLTKPKHPWTNGQVERMNRTIKEATVKRFHYETHDQLRRHLGDFIDAYNFARRLKTLQGLTPYEYVCKIWTKEPTRFNVDPTHQSPGLNI; encoded by the coding sequence ATGGGACAGGTTCACCACGGGAGCGCCACAACGACAGCGGCGGTCCGTCGAGCGATACAACATAGTCAAGAGAGCCTGAGGGTCTTGGCCAGGCGGCATGGGATCAATCCCAAGACCGTCGCCAAGTGGAAGGCGCGGGCCTCGGTCGAAGATCTACGAACCGGGCCGAAAGACCCGAAGTCGACGGTTCTGACGGTCGAGGAAGAGGCGCTTATTGTCGCCTTCCGGCGGCACACGCTGCTGCCGCTCGATGACTGCTTGTATGCCCTGCAACCAACCATCCCGCATCTGACGCGCTCGTCACTGCATCGCTGCCTGCAGCGCCACGACATCTCGCGATTGCCTGAAGTCGAGGGCGACAAGCCAGATCGGCGTAAGTTCAAGACCTATCCGATCGGCTACTTTCACATCGACATCGCCGAGGTCCGCACCGAGCAGGGCAAGCTCTATCTGTTCGTGGGGATCGACCGGACCTCAAAGTTCGCCTTCGTCGAGTTGCACGAGAAAGCCACTCGGCGCATCGCCGGCGACTTCCTGCGCCACCTGATCGCGGCCGTGCCCTACAAGATCCACACCGTGCTGACCGACAATGGCACGCACTTCACCACGCCCGGTGCCGGTGGCTCAGCGGTCCCTGAGATCAAGCTGGCCCTCGAGCGTGGCGAGCCGGTCTGGGCCCATGGCTTTGAGTTGGCTTGCGCCCAGGCCGACATCGATCATCGCCTCACCAAGCCCAAGCACCCCTGGACCAATGGCCAGGTCGAACGGATGAACCGGACTATCAAGGAAGCGACCGTCAAGCGCTTCCACTACGAGACCCACGACCAACTCCGTCGCCACCTCGGCGACTTCATCGACGCCTACAACTTCGCGCGTCGGCTAAAGACCCTGCAGGGCCTCACACCCTACGAGTACGTTTGTAAGATCTGGACAAAAGAGCCCACCAGATTCAATGTTGATCCGACCCATCAAAGTCCGGGACTAAACATCTAG
- a CDS encoding M20 family metallopeptidase → MSRSDAVARATTYFDNGAFRADLARRVAVPTESQGATPRLDMLHAYLNEQIIPDAERMGFVCRVVDNPRAGHGPFLIAERHEADGMPTVLTYGHGDVVMGHAFQWRDGLDPWQVTVEGDRWYGRGTADNKGQHTINLAALEQVMAARGGSLGFNCKLILEMGEEAGSPGLRAIAQAEGQALKADVLIGSDGPRLTAERPTVFLGSRGALNFELEVDLRDGGHHSGNWGGVLANAGTLLAHAVACLVDSKGQILVDALKPDLPDAVRAALSDVTVGQGPGDPVIDPNWGEPGLTSEEKIFGWNTLEVLAFKTGTPEAPLNAIPPTAKATMQLRFVVGTDPNGILPAVRAQLDANGLTRVSVKPARQEAFSATRLDPTDPWVHWALASIKETTGKKPALLPNLGGSLPNDVFADVLGLPTIWVPHSYPSCSQHAPDEHLLGSVAREALQIMAGLFYDVGEDGKRIIAERK, encoded by the coding sequence ATGAGCCGCTCTGATGCCGTCGCCCGCGCGACAACCTATTTTGACAATGGCGCGTTTCGCGCCGACCTGGCGCGCCGCGTCGCCGTCCCCACCGAGAGCCAGGGCGCCACGCCGCGCCTCGACATGCTGCATGCCTATCTCAACGAGCAGATCATTCCCGATGCCGAGCGCATGGGTTTTGTCTGCCGCGTGGTCGACAACCCTCGCGCCGGCCACGGCCCGTTCCTGATCGCCGAGCGTCACGAGGCCGACGGCATGCCGACGGTGCTGACCTATGGCCATGGCGACGTGGTGATGGGCCACGCCTTTCAGTGGCGCGACGGCCTCGACCCCTGGCAGGTCACTGTCGAAGGCGACCGCTGGTACGGCCGCGGCACCGCGGACAACAAGGGCCAGCACACCATCAACCTCGCCGCCCTCGAACAGGTGATGGCCGCGCGCGGCGGCAGCCTCGGCTTCAACTGCAAGCTGATCCTGGAAATGGGCGAGGAAGCCGGCTCGCCGGGATTGCGCGCCATCGCCCAGGCCGAGGGCCAGGCTTTGAAGGCCGACGTGCTGATCGGCTCAGACGGCCCCCGCCTCACCGCGGAGCGTCCCACGGTGTTTCTCGGCTCGCGCGGCGCGTTGAATTTCGAACTCGAAGTCGACCTGCGCGACGGCGGCCACCACTCCGGCAACTGGGGCGGCGTGCTCGCCAATGCCGGCACCCTGCTGGCCCACGCCGTCGCCTGCCTTGTCGACAGCAAGGGCCAAATCCTGGTCGATGCCCTGAAGCCCGATTTGCCCGATGCGGTACGTGCGGCTCTGTCCGACGTCACCGTGGGCCAGGGTCCCGGCGATCCCGTCATCGATCCCAACTGGGGCGAGCCCGGCCTCACCTCCGAAGAAAAGATCTTCGGCTGGAATACGCTGGAAGTGCTGGCGTTCAAGACCGGCACGCCGGAAGCGCCGCTCAACGCCATCCCGCCCACCGCCAAGGCGACCATGCAGTTGCGCTTCGTGGTCGGCACCGACCCGAACGGCATTCTGCCGGCGGTGCGCGCGCAGCTCGATGCCAACGGCCTCACGCGCGTCTCCGTAAAACCGGCGCGCCAGGAAGCCTTCTCCGCCACCCGGCTCGACCCCACCGATCCCTGGGTGCACTGGGCGCTGGCCTCGATCAAGGAGACCACAGGCAAGAAGCCGGCGCTGCTGCCGAACCTCGGCGGCTCGCTGCCCAACGACGTCTTCGCGGATGTTCTCGGCCTGCCCACCATCTGGGTGCCGCATTCCTATCCGTCCTGCTCGCAGCACGCCCCCGACGAGCATCTGCTCGGCTCCGTCGCGCGCGAGGCACTGCAGATCATGGCGGGACTGTTTTACGATGTCGGCGAGGACGGCAAGCGGATCATCGCGGAGCGGAAGTGA
- a CDS encoding ABC transporter ATP-binding protein, with product MALLEVDDLIVDIATPNGTLHAVRKISFSVERGETLAIVGESGSGKSLTSLALMDLLPRRAWRTAARLRFDGVDLLGIKEPQMRKLRGNRMAMIFQEPMTSLNPAYTIGNQLIEALRCHESVSEAAARDRALQLLDKVGIANAANRLRQYPHQLSGGLRQRVMIAMALMCSPDLIIADEPTTALDVTIQAQILRLLADLKTEFGMAMILISHDLGVVARVADKVAVLYAGDVVESGAARPVFKTPLHPYTRGLLSCIPIPGRTAPGAPLGAIPGQLPNLIGPQHGCAFRARCEFAAPECEADIPLMHPEPQHDVRCIRLPALEAMA from the coding sequence ATGGCCCTGCTCGAAGTCGATGACCTCATAGTCGACATTGCCACGCCCAACGGCACGCTGCACGCTGTCAGGAAAATCTCGTTCTCGGTGGAGCGCGGCGAGACGCTGGCCATTGTCGGCGAGAGCGGCTCGGGCAAATCGCTGACCTCGCTGGCGCTGATGGACCTGCTGCCGCGCCGTGCATGGCGAACGGCGGCACGCCTGCGCTTCGACGGCGTCGATCTGCTGGGGATCAAGGAGCCGCAAATGCGAAAACTGCGCGGCAACCGCATGGCGATGATCTTTCAGGAGCCGATGACCTCGCTGAACCCGGCCTACACCATCGGCAACCAGCTGATCGAGGCGCTGCGCTGCCATGAGTCTGTCAGCGAGGCAGCCGCCCGCGACCGCGCGCTGCAACTGCTCGACAAGGTCGGTATCGCCAATGCCGCCAATCGTCTGCGGCAGTATCCGCACCAGCTCTCCGGCGGGCTGCGGCAACGCGTGATGATCGCCATGGCGCTGATGTGCAGCCCCGACCTGATCATCGCCGACGAGCCGACCACCGCGCTCGATGTCACCATCCAGGCGCAGATCCTTCGGCTGCTGGCCGATCTCAAGACCGAGTTCGGCATGGCTATGATCCTGATCAGCCACGATCTCGGCGTCGTCGCGCGCGTCGCCGACAAGGTCGCCGTGCTCTATGCCGGCGACGTGGTCGAGAGCGGCGCGGCGCGGCCTGTCTTCAAGACGCCGTTGCATCCCTATACGCGCGGCTTGTTGAGCTGCATTCCGATCCCCGGCCGCACCGCGCCGGGCGCCCCGCTCGGCGCCATCCCCGGGCAACTGCCGAACCTGATCGGCCCGCAGCACGGCTGCGCCTTTCGCGCGCGCTGCGAATTTGCCGCGCCTGAATGCGAAGCCGACATTCCGCTGATGCATCCGGAGCCGCAGCATGACGTGCGCTGCATTCGCCTGCCCGCGCTGGAGGCCATGGCATGA
- a CDS encoding GlxA family transcriptional regulator, giving the protein MTARAPHARVIPVFVVVPARVLLLDIAGPIEVLRKTNLEQNEVRFTVTYVGPACDAISSIGLGITGIEQLPEHLPADALVVMPGSADVALGATATDRKKDALQEKAIVDWLRKTIRPGIRLASICAGALVAARAGLLDGYDCTTHHACTDELAKLAPSARVHENRLYVEDGERLTSAGITAGVDLMLHIVAQTVGHAVALSVARYLVVYLRRGGADPQLSPWLEGRNHIHPAIHRTQDAVTADPTADWSVDRLAEIAAASPRNLSRLFNEHTGMSVIDYVNRMRVALAGQMLSGSRLDIETVAERSGFASARQLRRAWSRWHKMPPSRMRSVDDISEQA; this is encoded by the coding sequence ATGACCGCAAGAGCACCGCACGCGCGCGTCATCCCGGTGTTCGTGGTGGTGCCGGCGCGCGTGCTGCTGCTCGACATCGCCGGTCCGATCGAGGTGTTGCGAAAAACCAATCTCGAACAGAACGAGGTGCGTTTCACCGTCACCTATGTCGGGCCGGCATGCGACGCCATCAGTTCGATCGGACTTGGCATCACCGGCATCGAACAGTTACCTGAGCATCTCCCCGCCGACGCGCTGGTGGTGATGCCCGGCAGCGCCGACGTCGCGCTCGGAGCGACTGCCACCGACCGCAAGAAGGATGCGCTGCAGGAGAAAGCCATCGTCGACTGGTTGAGAAAGACCATCCGGCCCGGCATCCGGCTCGCCTCGATCTGTGCCGGCGCGCTCGTTGCGGCGCGTGCCGGGCTGCTCGATGGCTATGACTGCACCACGCATCATGCCTGCACCGACGAGCTTGCGAAGCTCGCACCCTCGGCGCGCGTGCATGAGAACCGGCTCTATGTGGAGGACGGCGAGCGCCTGACCAGCGCCGGCATCACCGCCGGCGTCGATCTGATGCTGCACATCGTGGCGCAGACCGTCGGCCATGCGGTGGCGCTGTCCGTCGCCCGTTACCTCGTCGTCTACCTCCGTCGCGGCGGCGCCGATCCGCAGCTGTCGCCTTGGCTGGAAGGGCGCAATCACATCCATCCGGCGATTCATCGCACGCAGGACGCGGTCACGGCAGACCCGACAGCCGACTGGTCGGTGGATCGTCTCGCGGAGATCGCTGCCGCCAGTCCCCGCAACCTCTCCCGTCTGTTCAACGAGCATACCGGCATGAGCGTCATCGACTACGTCAACCGCATGCGGGTGGCGCTTGCCGGGCAGATGCTGTCCGGCTCGCGGCTCGACATCGAAACCGTCGCCGAGCGCTCGGGCTTCGCCTCCGCCCGGCAGTTGCGGCGCGCCTGGAGCCGCTGGCACAAGATGCCGCCGAGCCGCATGCGGAGCGTCGACGACATCTCTGAACAAGCCTGA
- a CDS encoding isochorismatase family protein encodes MSDTALIVIDVQKSFRHRDYWTEDALPAFLERQQALIDGAKAAGIPVLQVFHLADNGAFSASSGHVTTLAPLQITPDAVFKKRRHSALVGTGLDVWLIAQGIRKIIVSGIRTEQCCETTTRHASDLGYAVDFVGEATLTFPMTDAAGRTWSAAEIRARTELVLAGRFARIATVEQALAEQAEKIAA; translated from the coding sequence ATGTCCGATACCGCGCTCATCGTCATCGACGTCCAGAAATCGTTCCGCCACCGCGACTACTGGACCGAAGACGCCCTGCCCGCCTTTCTCGAGCGCCAGCAGGCGCTGATCGATGGAGCGAAGGCGGCTGGCATTCCCGTGCTTCAAGTCTTTCACCTCGCCGATAACGGCGCCTTTTCGGCGTCCTCCGGCCACGTGACGACACTGGCGCCGCTGCAGATCACGCCGGATGCAGTTTTCAAGAAGCGCCGCCACAGCGCGCTCGTCGGCACAGGCCTCGACGTCTGGCTCATCGCCCAAGGCATCCGCAAGATCATCGTCTCCGGCATCCGCACCGAGCAATGCTGCGAAACCACCACGCGGCATGCGTCCGATCTCGGCTACGCCGTCGACTTCGTGGGCGAAGCGACGCTGACGTTCCCGATGACCGATGCCGCCGGGCGCACATGGAGCGCCGCGGAAATCCGCGCCCGCACCGAGCTGGTGCTGGCGGGCCGCTTTGCCAGGATCGCGACGGTGGAACAGGCTCTTGCCGAACAGGCAGAAAAGATCGCCGCATGA
- a CDS encoding ComEC/Rec2 family competence protein → MANGGRNTRPRAQAGTWPPQAATASGALRPGADFWPSLIATLQAWARAEAGPGRLLPWVPIAFGAGIALYFVADHEPVAWIAAAAAGALCIAAFLSRRHGWFPLVVMVAALAVGFAVATLKTARIAHAVLAQPLYSVTLKGFVETREVRERTDRFVLRVAEMDGPRVTTKLERVRLSVRKGTAPAVGSFVDVKARLQPPLAPLRPGSYDFGRDLYFQGIGASGFVMGAIKTVDPPAPGGLRLRYAATMQGLRDAIDARIANVLSGDSRAIATALLTGRRDAISPDVNDAMFISGLGHVLSISGYHMAVVAGVVFFAVRALLALIPVLTVTFPIKKWSAAAALAAALFYLLLLSGAEVATQRSFFMTAVVLIAVMVDRRAITFRTLAVAAMIVLTLAPEALVHPSFQMSFAATLGLVALVQVGMPMLFATAEHSRTARAALWGGREIVMLALASLVAGLATTPYAAFHFHRITPYGVVANLLAMPVVSALVMPAGLLGLAAAPFGLDSVFWRLMDVGIQWMIVVTQWVAALPGAIGRVPAFGTGPLLAATIGIVLLGLLRTPLRWIGAGFVAASMVWAAMVTQPDVLISGDGHSVAVRGKDGRLHVMRSARDSFLLKEWLAADADSRLPNDPTLGNGIACDGAGCVATLADGALVALALQPDAFVDDCLRATLIVTTRQPPGDCGATVIDRDSLQKTGATALRQTSGGFVIDAIRPKGRDRPWAPAAADTLEVASGAILPGRQRAPDATPAETDVQADEP, encoded by the coding sequence ATGGCCAACGGGGGACGCAACACCAGACCGCGCGCGCAGGCCGGCACATGGCCGCCGCAGGCCGCAACGGCGAGCGGTGCGCTGCGGCCAGGTGCAGACTTCTGGCCTTCGCTCATCGCCACACTGCAGGCGTGGGCGCGCGCAGAAGCCGGCCCCGGCCGGTTGCTGCCCTGGGTGCCGATCGCTTTCGGCGCCGGCATTGCGCTGTATTTCGTCGCCGACCATGAGCCGGTCGCGTGGATCGCCGCCGCGGCTGCCGGCGCACTGTGTATCGCGGCCTTTCTGTCGCGCCGGCACGGCTGGTTTCCGCTTGTTGTGATGGTCGCCGCGCTGGCGGTGGGCTTCGCGGTGGCGACGTTGAAGACCGCGCGGATCGCCCACGCGGTGCTGGCGCAGCCTTTGTACTCGGTCACGCTGAAAGGCTTTGTCGAGACCCGCGAGGTGCGCGAGCGCACCGACCGCTTCGTGCTGCGGGTCGCCGAGATGGACGGCCCGCGCGTAACCACGAAGCTCGAACGCGTGCGGCTGTCGGTGAGGAAGGGCACCGCGCCGGCGGTCGGCAGCTTCGTTGACGTGAAGGCGCGGCTGCAGCCGCCGCTGGCGCCGCTGCGGCCCGGCTCCTACGACTTCGGCCGCGACCTTTATTTCCAGGGAATCGGCGCCTCCGGCTTTGTCATGGGCGCGATCAAGACAGTCGATCCGCCGGCGCCGGGTGGCCTACGGCTGCGCTATGCCGCGACCATGCAGGGTCTGCGCGATGCCATCGATGCGCGCATTGCCAACGTCCTCTCCGGCGATAGCCGCGCCATCGCCACTGCGCTGCTGACTGGGCGGCGCGACGCCATCTCGCCCGATGTCAACGACGCCATGTTCATCTCCGGCCTCGGTCATGTGCTGTCGATCTCCGGCTATCACATGGCGGTGGTCGCCGGCGTGGTGTTCTTCGCGGTGCGCGCGCTGCTGGCGCTGATCCCGGTGCTGACGGTGACGTTTCCGATAAAGAAGTGGTCGGCCGCCGCAGCACTCGCCGCCGCGCTGTTCTATCTGCTGCTGCTGTCCGGCGCCGAAGTCGCGACGCAACGTTCGTTTTTCATGACGGCGGTGGTGCTGATCGCTGTGATGGTGGATCGCCGTGCGATCACCTTTCGCACCCTGGCGGTGGCGGCGATGATCGTGCTCACTTTGGCGCCGGAGGCGCTGGTGCATCCGAGTTTCCAGATGTCGTTCGCGGCGACCCTCGGACTGGTGGCCCTGGTGCAGGTCGGCATGCCCATGCTGTTCGCGACGGCGGAGCATTCGCGCACCGCGCGCGCGGCGCTGTGGGGCGGCCGCGAGATCGTCATGCTGGCGCTGGCCTCGCTGGTCGCCGGGCTCGCGACCACGCCCTATGCGGCGTTTCACTTTCACCGCATCACGCCTTACGGCGTCGTCGCAAACCTGCTGGCGATGCCAGTGGTCTCTGCGCTGGTGATGCCGGCGGGGCTGTTAGGACTTGCGGCCGCGCCGTTCGGGCTCGACAGCGTGTTCTGGCGGCTGATGGATGTCGGCATCCAGTGGATGATCGTGGTGACGCAATGGGTCGCGGCATTGCCCGGTGCCATCGGCCGCGTGCCGGCGTTCGGGACCGGGCCATTGCTCGCGGCAACCATCGGCATCGTGCTGCTCGGACTGCTGCGCACGCCGCTGCGCTGGATCGGCGCGGGCTTTGTCGCGGCGTCGATGGTATGGGCCGCGATGGTGACGCAGCCGGATGTGTTGATATCAGGCGACGGCCACAGCGTCGCGGTGCGCGGCAAGGACGGGCGGCTGCATGTGATGCGCAGCGCCAGAGATTCGTTTCTGCTCAAGGAATGGCTGGCGGCGGATGCGGATTCGCGATTGCCGAACGATCCGACGCTGGGCAACGGCATCGCCTGCGATGGCGCCGGCTGCGTGGCGACGTTGGCCGACGGCGCGTTGGTCGCGCTGGCGCTGCAGCCGGATGCCTTTGTCGATGATTGCCTGCGCGCGACGCTCATTGTCACAACAAGACAGCCGCCGGGGGATTGCGGAGCGACGGTGATCGATCGTGATAGTCTGCAGAAAACCGGTGCGACGGCGTTGCGGCAAACCAGCGGCGGTTTTGTGATCGATGCGATCAGGCCGAAAGGGCGGGACCGGCCATGGGCACCAGCCGCAGCGGACACGCTCGAGGTTGCCAGCGGCGCGATCTTGCCGGGGCGGCAGCGCGCGCCCGATGCGACGCCGGCCGAGACCGACGTGCAGGCTGATGAACCGTGA